The genome window TCCAAATGTTCCCGAAACAGGGCGCGATTGGGCAGGGCGGTCAGTGGATCGTAAAAGGCCAGGTTCTTTAACTTTTCCTCGTCCGACTTTTTTTCCGAGATGTCATTGAATATTCCGACGTAATGCGTGGTGTTTCCCCTGTCGTCGCGGATAGCGTTAATGGTCAGGCGCTTGGGAAAGATTTCGCCGCGCTTGCGGCGGTCCCATATCTCCCCGGACCAATGGCCGGTGCTGAGCAGTTGCCGCCACATGTCTTGGTAAAACCTGTCATCATGAATGCCGGATTTGCTGATGTTGGGATTGCCGCCAATGAGTTCATGACGTTCATAACCGGTGATCTGGGCATAGGCGTCATTGATGTCCAGGATTTTCCCCTGAGGGTCGGTCACTACAATCGCCTCGCTGGTGTTGTCGATGACCTTTTTGGAAAGATGCAGTTGTTTTGCGTTGCGGTTGTAGAGGCTGAGAAAAAACCAGAGAATCACCAAATAGGCGAAGAGACGCAATACATGCCACAGCCACCAGGTCGCATCCCAAAGTATGGAAAAGTGAAACAGTATCCCGGCCATGCCGAACAGCAGGCAGTGATTGGCAAGCAGCAGGCGTTCCTCCCGGTCGTCAATACGTGCGCGCCATGCAAAATGGAACCACGCGATCAGGAATCCGGCGCCGCCGACGATATTTAACAGCTCGGCCGTAAGCGTAAACGTTCCGCTGGATGCCATGTTCGGGATCCATTGGGTGAATACGATTGAGCTTATCCCCAATACGACGCTCAATGTTGCCATTACGTAGGGTGCGGTCTGCAGTATTGGGTTCCGCGAGACGCGCTCGGGCAGTACCACCAGGGCGAAGGTGAGGCCGCCGATTAAAGTCGCTATGCTATGCAGCCAGACAAAGGCGACACCCGGTTCTAGGGCGGCATGAAACCCGTCAAGCAGGCCCATTCCCATCAAGGTGGTGGCCACCCAAATGTAAGTCGGTCGCAGTAGATTGCTGCGGCGCATGATCATAATGAATACGGCGAGCAGGATCGCCGCGAAGGAGCCCATTGCTTCCATCAACGAATGCAGGGCGATATTGGTCCAGCGATCTGATTCTAGATACAGATTAAAGAGTACGGCGGCGGCGACGGGGACGACGGCACTGGGGACTACGGTGGTCAAAAGCGGATACCACCAGTGATTCGCTGAGCGGTCTGGGTTTTCAGTCAAAATCAGTGACACGTTTAGGCGCCGGTCTTCTTTTTGGGGTGCTACAAGTGTAACCGGCGCCGCTGATGGCCGCGAGCGGTAATCACTTGGGTGTTGGGAATGGCGAAACCTTGGTGCCTGCAAAACCAGCGGTCAGGGGCTGTATCGAGGCCGGATGATCTGTTACTCGATAATCTGCATCTCTCGTCCGATCCGCCCGAAGGCCCGAATGGCATGGTCCAGGTGTTCACGTTCGTGGGCCGCCGAGATCTGGACGCGGATGCGCGCCTGGCCTTGGGGCACCACCGGATAGGAAAAGCCGATGACATAAATCCCTTCCTCCAATAGTTTCGCCGCCATGTGTTGAGCGATGGCGGCGTCGAACAGCATTACCGGCACGATAGGATGTTCGCCTGCATTGATGTCAAAACCAGCGCTGTACATGGCATTGCGAAAATAGGCGGTGTTTTCCGCGAGTTTATCGCGCAGTTCAGAAGAACGGGTCACCAGTTCCAGGGCCTTGATGCCGGCCGCCGCCAGGGCCGGCATCAAGGTATTGGAAAACAGATAGGGACGCGAGCGTTGACGCAGTAAATCGATAATGGGTTGACTGGCGGCGGTAAAACCGCCCGAGCCGCCGCCCAGGGCCTTGCCCAGGGTGGAGGTGAAGATGTCGATCTTGTCCAGCACACCATGATGCTCGGCCGAGCCGCGGCCGCCGGGGCCGACGATGCCGGTGGCGTGGGAGTCATCCACCATCACCAGGGCATCGTGATGTTGCGCGAGTGCCACGATCTCATCCAGTCGGGCGATGTCACCGTCCATGCTGAAGACACCGTCGGTGGCGATTAAACGAGTGCGATGCTGTCGCGCCTGTTTCAGTTTATCTTCCAGGTCGTCCATGTTGCTGTGTCGGTAACGCAGGCGCGTCGCCTTGCACAGGCGGATGCCGTCGATGATGGAGGCGTGGTTGAGTGCATCGGAGATCACTGCGTCTTTATCATCCAATAATGTTTCGAACAGGCCGGTGTTGGCATCGAAACAAGACGAATAGAGTATTGCGTCATCGGTGCCAAGAAAGGCGGCGATCGTTGCTTCCAGTTCCTTGTGAAGATCCTGGGTGCCGCATATGAATCTCACCGATGCCATGCCGAATCCGTGTGTGTGCAGCGCCCCAGTCGCGCTTGCAATCATCTCCGGGTGGTTGGCCAGGCCGAGATAATTATTGGCGCAGAAGTTGAGCACTTGTTTGCCTGCCTGAGTGTCGATTGTTACGCCCTGGGGTGTGGTGATAACGCGTTCGCGTTTATACAGGCCTTGTTGTTCGATGTCGTTTAATATGTCTTTTATGCGTTGTTCAGTCGTGTTCATTGCATTATTCCCATTCCAAGATAACCTTGCCGCAATGACCGTCATGCACTACGCGAAAGGCTTCTTCATAATCATCGACGGCGAAGCGGTGGGTGATGATGGGGGTGATGTCCAGACCGCTGCGTAGCAGTTGCGTCATCTTGTACCAGGTCTCGTACATCTCGCGGCCGTAGACCCCTTTGATGTGCAGCCCCTTGAATATGATCTGGTCCCAGCTGATCTCGGTCTCGGGCGGCAAAAAGCCGAGCAGGGCGACATGACCGCCGTGATACATGTTTTGGATCATGCTGTTGAAGGCCCTTGGGTTGCCCGACATCTCCAGGCCCACATCGAAGCCGTTCGACATTTTTAATTCCTCCATGGCCGCTTCGATGGAGTTTCCGCTTACGTTGACAGCCTTGGATGCACCCATGTTTTCGGCCAGTTGCAAACGTTCATCATTGACATCGGTGATGACGATATGGCGCGCACCGATAAAACGGCAGGCCGCTGCGGCCATGATGCCAATGGGGCCGGCGCCGGTGATGAGCACATCCTCCCCGACGACATCGAAGGAGAGGGCACAGTGCACGGCGTTGCCGAAGGGATCGAGGATGGCGGCGATGTCCGAGCTGATGTCGTCATGGATGGGCCACAGGTTGCCGGCCGGCATCACCAGGTATTCGGCAAAGGCGCCGTCGCGACCGCCGCCGATGCCCACCGCTTTGTGGCAGAGATGACGCTTGCCGGCACGGCAGTTGCGGCAGAGGCCGCAGTTGATGTGGCCCTCCGCCGAGACGCGCGCGCCGAGTTCGTAACCTTTGACACCGGGGCCGATGTCGACGATACGACCGACAAACTCGTGGCCGATAATGCGCGGTGTTTTGATGTTGCGCTGGGCCCAGGCATCCCAGTTGTAGATGTGCAGATCGGTGCCGCAGATGCCGGTCTTTTCGATGCGGATCAGCACCTCGTTGGTGCCGGGTTTGGGGATGTTGACGTCTTGCAGCCAGATACCGGGCTCACTGCGGCTCTTTACCAGGGCTTTCATCCTAGACTCCAGCGTTTTCCCTGAGTCTAGTTGAGTGCGGGGAATTGATAAAGATCAGGCGTAGGCGTCGAGCAGGCTGCCTTTGAGCGGATCAGCGAGGGAGGAACGGTTTTGGTCGTGGTCTTGCAGCCCCTGTTCTGCCGGGTCACCAGGCTGACTCTCCTGAGCCTTGTGCAAGCGCTGCTGTTGCAGCTCGCGTTGTTGTTCTAGCCGCTGGGCCGTCTGTTGTTCGATACCATGTTGGAATAATTGACTGGCGAGACTGGCGCCGCATGTGCCCGAGATGCCGCTCATGATTTCACCTGCATAGGGTTTTTCATATTCGCCATATTACTGGGGAAAAATCACAAAAGTATCACAATAAAAAAGGGTGCCTTCTGGCACCCTTTTTTATCCAAGTTGAGTCATTCCGAAGACTTAGCGCTCAAACGGAAACCCGGGGCCGAAGGGCGAATTCTTTTTCCCGAAGGGAAACTTATTGCCGAAGGGTGGGTGGTCTTTATGCATCTTGATCTGGCCGCGGATCTCGCCGGGGGGGTTGGCGGTGGTGTGCAGATTGACATAGGCATTGCCGTTCATGATGTTGGCCACTGCATCGGCAAAGGTGTTGATGCCCAGGTCGGGACGGGGGTTCAAATCCGCCTCGGTCAGCACGCCGCTGATGGAGCCGGTAAACGGGCCGTCATCGCGCGGCAGCGGGAACGGGGCGTTGCTCTGGTCGCCGAACAGCCACATTATGACCGGGCCGTTGGCGCCCTTGGGGCCCAAGTGGATATGAGCCATGAACAGGGGAGTCGCGAAGCCGGTGGCCTCAAACTCGTAATGCAGCATGGTGCCATCGGGTGAGAGTTTGAAATGGGCTTTGCCGTAGGCGCCGGTGACCAGGGGACCAAGGGGAATGGTGACTTCCGCGCCTGAAGAATCAAGAATGTCGGCTGTGCGCACCTGCTGGCCGCCGCTAAGCTTGGCCTTGAATTTATGGGAATCATTGTCGGCAACGGCGCCACCGCTCAGACTCAAGCCGAGTGCGAGCGCGGATAACATACAGGTGATTGTTTTCATTGCTATCTCCTCCATGATCTGAGATGGGATAAGGGTTTATCGCGTGCTGCATCCTGCGGGTGGTAACGCCTGGGCTTTGCGCTCAGGTATACGTCAACATTAGCACAAGCGTGTCGCCCCGCAAGGAAAAGCGTATGGGGAGGAAGGGTGGCGGCTTGCGACTAGGGTTTAGCCGGGGGGCAGTTGGCGTGTCACCAGCCCCAAGTTGACATCTTCATCCGGCCACGGGATTTTGACTTGATAGCCGCCGCCGGGGGCGACCTCCATGGGTTGCTTGAATAAGTCTTCCATATGTTCGAGTTTGATGCGGCGATTGCCGGCGGGGAGGATGATCTCCAATTCGTCGCCGACGGCGAATTTGTTTTTGACATCCACCTGCATCATCTTGCGCTCGTGGTCGTAGCCGGTGATCTCGCCGCAGAATTGTTGCCGGTTGCTCTTGGAATAGCCGGTCATATAGTTCTGGTGTTCGGCGGTGTGATGACGTTTATAAAAGCCGTCGGTGTAACCGCGATTGGCCAGGTTTTCCAGCACACCCAGTAGTTCGGGTTGGAACGGGCGGCCGGCGACGGCGTCGTCAATGGCCTGGCGGTAGATCTGGGCCGTGCGCGCGACATAATAGTGTGACTTGGTGCGCCCCTCGATCTTGAGCGAGTCGATGCCGATGCGGGCCAGCCGTTCCACATGCTCCACCGCGCGCAGGTCTTTCGAATTCATGATGTAAGTGCCGTGCTCGTCCTCGAAGATGGGCATGTATTCGCCGGGTCGATTCTTCTCTTCGATCAGGTAGGCGCGATCGGCCAGCGGATGACGTTTCAGTTCGCCGCAATCGGACAGCCCCGATTGGTTCATGGCTTTGAAGGGATCGAAGTCGATCTTTTGAATATCGCCGGCGTCGTCTTCCTCGGCCGTCTTCATGCCGTACTCCCAGCGGCAGGCATTGGTGCAGGTGCCCTGGTTCGGGTCGCGGTGGTTGAAATAGCCGGACAGTAGGCAACGACCTGAATAAGCGATGCATAGCGCGCCGTGGACGAACACCTCCAACTCCATATCCGGACAGCGCTGGCGAATATCCTCGATCTCGTCCAGGGAGAGTTCGCGCGACAGGATGATGCGCTCCAGGCCCATGGATTGCCAGAACTTCACCGCGGCGTAGTTGACGGTGTTGGCCTGCACGGATAGATGAATGGGCATCTCGGGCCATTGCTCGCGCACCAGCATGATCAGGCCCGGGTCGGCCATGATCAGGGCGTCCGGTTGCATGGCGATCACCGGCGCCATGTCTTTCAGATAGGTGTCCACCTTGGCGTTGTGCGGCAGCAGGTTGGAGGCGACGAACAACTTCTTGCCTTGGGCGTGGGCCTCGTTGATGCCGATCTCCAGATTGTTTAGATCGAAGTCGTTGTTGCGCGCCCGCAGACTGTAGCGCGGCTGGCCGGCATACACGGCGTCGGCGCCGTAGGCGTAGGCGTAGCGCATGTTCTTGAGGGTGCCGGCGGGGGCCAATAACTCTGGTGCTTTCATAGTCATAAAACCTGTTTAACCGCAAAGGCACGCAAAGAAAAGACTTTGCGTCCTTTGCGGTTCAAATGTTTTTCATCGCCTCGACCAGCTTGCGCAGCGCCTGAGCGCGATGACTCAGTTGGTTCTTTACGTCCGGCGCCAGCTCGGCCGAGGCGCAGTCGTGGCTGGGCACATAAAAGACCGGATCGTAACCGAAGCCGCCGTCACCTCTCGGTGCCGGCAGGATACGCCCTTCCCAGCTGCCCTGGCAGATCAGCGGCGTCGGGTCCTGGTCATGCGTCAGGAACACCAATAGACACTGGAAGCGCGCCGTGCGTTCCGCATCCGGCACACCTTGCAAGGCGGCCAGTAGCTTGTCCACGTTGTCACCATCCGATGCCCCGGGGCCGGCAAAGCGGGATGAATAGATGCCCGGTGCGCCCTTGAGCCAATCCACCTCCAGCCCCGAATCGTCGGCGATGGCCGGCAAGCCGGTGTGGGCGGCGGCATTGCGCGCCTTGAGGATGGCGTTCTCGACAAACGTCAGCCCGGTTTCCTGCGCCTCGGGCACGTCGAACGCCGACTGCGGCAGGATCTCCATATCCAGCTCGGCCAGCAGGGCGCCCAATTCGCGCACCTTACCCGGGTTGCCGGTGGCCAGCACGATGCGTTGGGTCATGACTGTCCCCCTTTTTGTACAGGGGAGATTTCATCCTGCCGCCGCTTGAATAAGCCGGTAAGGTCTGCTGTTGTCGTCGTTAAATCCCCCTCAATCCCCCTTTTGCAAAGGGGGAGGTCAGCTGTGGTGCCAATCAGCCCTCTCTGTCGAAAAAAGGGGAGGCCAGGTATGGTGCCCATCAGCCCTCTTTGTTGAAAAAGAGGGAGGTCAGGCGTGGCGCCAATCAGTTCCCTCCTTTGCAAAAGGGGGGCGAGGGGGGATTTGATGGGCGTGGCAGAAATCCCCCCTACCCCCCCTTTGGCAAAGGGGGAAGCTACAATAGTGTCCGCGCTCCGCTGTATCCGGTTGCCCATTCGTCTTAGCCCCGCAAGGCCTCGGTCTGCGCCTCGATCAGCTCGCCGATACCCCGTTCCGCCAGCACCAGCATGGCGTCCAATTCGTCGCGGCGGAAGGCGTGACCCTCGGCGGTGCCCTGTACCTCGATGAAGGCGCCGGCCTCGTTCATGACCACGTTCATATCGGTTTCGGCGTTGGAGTCCTCGGCATAGTCCAGGTCCAGGACCGGGGTGCCGTTGTAGATGCCCACCGACACCGAGGCGACCTGGCCGTAAAGCGGATTGCGCTTGATGAGCCTTTTGTCCAGCAGGTGCTGCACCGCATCGGCCAGGGCCACATAGCCGCCGGTGATGGAGGCGGTGCGGGTGCCGCCGTCGGCCTGGATGACGTCGCAGTCCAGCGTGATGACACGCTCGCCCAGGGCCTCCAGATCCACCACGGCGCGCAGCGAACGGCCGATCAGACGCTGGATCTCCATGGTGCGGCCGCCCTGGCCGGCCTGGGCCTCACGGCGCATGCGCGAGCCGGTGGAGCGCGGCAGCATGCCGTATTCCGCCGTTACCCAGCCCTGGCCTTTGCCCTTGAGCCAGCGCGGCGCGCGATCTTCCACCGAGGCGGTGCAGATCACCTGGGTGTCGCCGAATTCCACCAATACTGAGCCCTCGGCATGTTTGGTGAAATTGCGGGTGAGCTTGATGTGGCGTAGTTGATCGGGGGAACGGCCGCTGGGGCGCATGGGAACTCCTTTAACTTCATTGCGGGATAGGAATGGGGCCGGATTATAGCGGATTCGGCTGCTTGAGGTGTCCGCCGAGTTTCCCGGGGCAAAAAAAACCGCGCTCGAAGGCGCGGTCTATAGATGGCGCCGATACTTGGTCGACGCTGTTCTTATTGTTATTTATTGTTGGTTGTTACCCGTCACGGTTTGCACAATCGGTTGTTAAACCGGAGCGCAGCGCTGTCTTCTCTTCCTAATAACCGCGAGGCCAGTGATTAACAAACTGTTAAGCACGAGCTATGCCAAAGGGGCTAACAGATTGATTTGTTGACGGTTGGTCTGGGGCGACCGGCGCTGTCGAAGGCCTGGCTGTAAAAAATGTCGACATGTGCCGCGGCCGTGTGGGCAGAGTGCGCTTGTTTTGTGCCGCCGTCCTATCCCGGTTACCATAACGGCCTCGCACTGTGGAGTATCCCCATGATTCTGAGCATGACCTCTTTCGCCCGTCGCGAACAGGCCACCGATTTCGGCAGTTTGCGCTGGGAGCTGCGTTCGGTGAATCACCGCTATCTGGATGTCAGCCTGCGTCTGCCCGACGAACTGCGCGGTCTGGAGCTGAAGGTGCGCGAACGGGTCGGCCAGCGTCTCAAACGCGGCAAGGTAGAATGCAGTTTGCGGTTTCAAAGTGCCGCCGCCGAGAGTGCCGATGTGGCCATCGACCTGGAGGCGGTGAAACGCCTTTCCAAGGCATTGGACGAGGTGTCGCACCGACTGAGCAATCCGGCGCGCATCAATCCCGTCGACGTGATCAATCTGCCCGGTGTGATTCAGCGCCAGGAACCGGACCTGGAGCCCCTCTACCAGGCGGCCCTGGACTTGCTTGACGACACCCTGGATGACATGGTCGACAGCCGCGCGCGCGAAGGGGACAAGCTCAAGGCCTTGATCGAGCAGCGTTGCGCGATCCTCGATGAGCGGGTGCAACAGGTGCGCGAGCGCCTGCCCGATCTGCGCCTGGCCCTGCGCCAAAAGCTGGAACAGCGCCTCGGCGAACTGAAGGAGCAGCTCGATCCGGGCCGCCTGGAGCAGGAAATCGCCCTGATGGCGCAGAAGATGGACGTGGACGAGGAGGTGGACCGCCTCAGCGGTCATGTGCAGGAAGTGCGTCACATTCTCGAGCGTGAAGAGCCGGTGGGACGTCGGCTCGATTTCCTGATGCAGGAGCTGAACCGCGAGGCCAATACCCTGGCGTCCAAATCGGTCGATGCTGAAGTTACCCGCATTTCGGTCGATCTCAAGGTGCTGATCGAGCAGATCCGCGAGCAAGT of Candidatus Tenderia electrophaga contains these proteins:
- a CDS encoding 2-amino-3-ketobutyrate CoA ligase (catalyzes the formation of 2-amino-3-oxobutanoate from acetyl-CoA and glycine), which encodes MNTTEQRIKDILNDIEQQGLYKRERVITTPQGVTIDTQAGKQVLNFCANNYLGLANHPEMIASATGALHTHGFGMASVRFICGTQDLHKELEATIAAFLGTDDAILYSSCFDANTGLFETLLDDKDAVISDALNHASIIDGIRLCKATRLRYRHSNMDDLEDKLKQARQHRTRLIATDGVFSMDGDIARLDEIVALAQHHDALVMVDDSHATGIVGPGGRGSAEHHGVLDKIDIFTSTLGKALGGGSGGFTAASQPIIDLLRQRSRPYLFSNTLMPALAAAGIKALELVTRSSELRDKLAENTAYFRNAMYSAGFDINAGEHPIVPVMLFDAAIAQHMAAKLLEEGIYVIGFSYPVVPQGQARIRVQISAAHEREHLDHAIRAFGRIGREMQIIE
- the tdh gene encoding L-threonine 3-dehydrogenase (converts threonine and NAD to 1,2-amino-3-oxobutanoate and NADH; functions in threonine catabolism), translating into MKALVKSRSEPGIWLQDVNIPKPGTNEVLIRIEKTGICGTDLHIYNWDAWAQRNIKTPRIIGHEFVGRIVDIGPGVKGYELGARVSAEGHINCGLCRNCRAGKRHLCHKAVGIGGGRDGAFAEYLVMPAGNLWPIHDDISSDIAAILDPFGNAVHCALSFDVVGEDVLITGAGPIGIMAAAACRFIGARHIVITDVNDERLQLAENMGASKAVNVSGNSIEAAMEELKMSNGFDVGLEMSGNPRAFNSMIQNMYHGGHVALLGFLPPETEISWDQIIFKGLHIKGVYGREMYETWYKMTQLLRSGLDITPIITHRFAVDDYEEAFRVVHDGHCGKVILEWE
- a CDS encoding protease, which encodes MKAPELLAPAGTLKNMRYAYAYGADAVYAGQPRYSLRARNNDFDLNNLEIGINEAHAQGKKLFVASNLLPHNAKVDTYLKDMAPVIAMQPDALIMADPGLIMLVREQWPEMPIHLSVQANTVNYAAVKFWQSMGLERIILSRELSLDEIEDIRQRCPDMELEVFVHGALCIAYSGRCLLSGYFNHRDPNQGTCTNACRWEYGMKTAEEDDAGDIQKIDFDPFKAMNQSGLSDCGELKRHPLADRAYLIEEKNRPGEYMPIFEDEHGTYIMNSKDLRAVEHVERLARIGIDSLKIEGRTKSHYYVARTAQIYRQAIDDAVAGRPFQPELLGVLENLANRGYTDGFYKRHHTAEHQNYMTGYSKSNRQQFCGEITGYDHERKMMQVDVKNKFAVGDELEIILPAGNRRIKLEHMEDLFKQPMEVAPGGGYQVKIPWPDEDVNLGLVTRQLPPG
- a CDS encoding non-canonical purine NTP pyrophosphatase, with translation MTQRIVLATGNPGKVRELGALLAELDMEILPQSAFDVPEAQETGLTFVENAILKARNAAAHTGLPAIADDSGLEVDWLKGAPGIYSSRFAGPGASDGDNVDKLLAALQGVPDAERTARFQCLLVFLTHDQDPTPLICQGSWEGRILPAPRGDGGFGYDPVFYVPSHDCASAELAPDVKNQLSHRAQALRKLVEAMKNI
- the rph gene encoding ribonuclease PH (RNase PH; tRNA nucleotidyltransferase; forms hexamers in Bacillus subtilis; phosphoroltic 3'-5' exoribonuclease; involved in maturation of tRNA precursors and removes terminal nucleotides near CCA acceptor arms of mature tRNAs); the protein is MRPSGRSPDQLRHIKLTRNFTKHAEGSVLVEFGDTQVICTASVEDRAPRWLKGKGQGWVTAEYGMLPRSTGSRMRREAQAGQGGRTMEIQRLIGRSLRAVVDLEALGERVITLDCDVIQADGGTRTASITGGYVALADAVQHLLDKRLIKRNPLYGQVASVSVGIYNGTPVLDLDYAEDSNAETDMNVVMNEAGAFIEVQGTAEGHAFRRDELDAMLVLAERGIGELIEAQTEALRG